The segment CGAACAAACTAATTTTAATAAACTTTTAAATCGTGATAAAGAGATTAAGGTTGATGTGATTACAGCGTTGTTAATTCCTTCAGAATATTTTGAAGTCAATTCTGGAAACTTAGCATTACATCCTGAGTTACTAAAATTTGATAAGCTTTATTATTCAGTAGAACAATCTGAATTGTTGAACCAAAAAGAGAGCAGTCCTATGATTGGTTTTGGTTTGGATTATATAAATGTTGAGAAGCGTCCAAATTTAGATTTTAGCGACAATGGTAAGGATATAATAATGCCTATGGTTTCTATATCAATTCCAATTTTCAACAACAAATACAAATCTAAAACGAAACAAAACGAGTTACAACAACAAGAGATTTTATCTCAAAAACAAGAACGTTTAAACAAATTAACAACTCGCTTAGACGAAGCTGTTAATAATAGAATTTCTGCACGTATAAGTCATAAAACACAATCCAAAAACTTAAAAAAGGCTAAAAATGCACAAGACATTTTAATAAAAAGCTATGAAACTGAAACAATAGATTTTAAGGATGTTTTAGACATTCAGGAATTGCAATTGAAGTTTCAAATGAAGCAAGTAGAATCGGTAAAAACCTACTATGTGCAAAGCACAATTATTAATTATTTAACTCAGTAAAAAATGAAACATACATATACGATAGAAGGCATGACTTGCGGAGGTTGCAAAGCGTCCGTTGAAAAATATTTAAACGAAATAGAACACGTTACCAATGTTTCTATTCATCTTGAGAAAGGAGAAGCAGAAGTTACAATGGATAAAAATATTACAACAGAAGTGCTACAAAAAGCATTGCCAGAGAAATATACACTTCTAGAGAAGCTAGAAAAAAACGTGTTTGCACCATCGAGTGCATCAAGTGCTACCATAGAAGCAGAAAAAAGCAAACTACAACAATTAAAACCGCTTTTACTTATCATTTTTTATATAGGAATAGCAAGTATTCTTTTGCATTATAAAGATTGGAGTTGGAGCGAATTTATGCTCGATTTTATGGGTTTATTTTACATTGTATTTAGCTTCTTTAAGATGTTGGATTTAAAAGGCTTTCCAGAATCTTTTAAAATGTACGATCCTTTGGCTAAAAGAATTCCAATCTATGGTTGGATCTATCCATTTATTGAAACAGCTTTGGGAATACTATTTTTAATGCGATTTGAAATTGAAATAGCGTTAATTGTAACCTTGATTATTTTAGGAATTACAACTGTTGGTGTCACAAAAACTTTATTAGATAAAAAATCGATTAAATGTGCCTGCTTAGGTACAGCTTTAAAATTACCAATGACAGAAGCTACATTTATTGAAAATGCTATTATGATAATCATGGCAGTACTAATGTTATTAAACATCTTTTAAAATGAAAAAATATATAGTTTATATAGGAATATTAACTGCTGGATTACTACTAGGTTGGGTCTTATTTGGCAACTCATCAAGTAAAGAAACAGAACACAATCACGATAAAGTATCAGAAAAAAACCAAAAATGGACCTGCTCTATGCATCCACAAATTATGCAACCAGAAGCAGGAGATTGTCCTATTTGTGGTATGGATTTAATTCCTGCAGAAACGAGTGCTGATGGTTTGGCAGCAGATCAATTTAAGTTAACAGAAAATGCTTTGTCTTTAGCTAACATTCAAACATCCGTTGTTGGTAATAGCAATCAAAAGGACAATTTTGTAAAATTATCTGGTAAAATTGTTAAAAATGAAGAATCTAATGCTGTTCAAGTAAGTTATTTCTCTGGACGAATTGAGAAATTAAATATCAGTTTTACTGGAGAAAAAATTAGTAAAGGGCAACTTTTAGCAACGATCTATTCACCAGAATTATATGCTGGGCAACAAGAACTTATTACTGCAAGTTCTTTAAAGGAATCTCAACCGGCCTTGTATAAAGCAGTTCGTAATAAATTGAAATTATGGAAGCTTTCTGAAAAACAAATAAACCAAATTGAAACATCTCGTAAAGTAATAGAAAATTTCCCGGTTTATGCTACAGTTTCCGGCACAGTTACTGAAAAATTAGTAGCACAAGGTGATTATGTCAAACAAGGGCAATCCTTATTGAAAATTACAAATTTAAATACGGTTTGGGGTAATTTTGATGTGTATGAAAATCAAATAAACAAGTTCAAAAAAGGGCAAGAAATTTTAGTAACAACAAATGCTTATGCAAATGAAGAGTTTAAGGGGAACGTAGATTTTATAGACCCCGTTTTAAATACTAAAACAAGAACAGTAACAGTAAGAGTTGTATTAAATAATAAGCATAACAAGTTTAAACCAGGAATGTTTGTTGAAGGAAAAATTAAAGGAATCTCTTCCAACAAAGAAAAAGTAGTAACAATACCGTCTTCAGCTATTTTATGGACTGGTAAACGCTCTGTAGTATATTTGAAATCAAATCCTAATGAACCTATTTTTGAAATGCAAGAAATCACCTTAGGAAATAAAGTTGTTGATAATTATGAGGTATTAGAAGGCTTGAATAATGGTGATGAAATAGTAACAAATGGAACGTTCACCGTTGATGCGGCTGCACAATTACAAGGTAAAAAATCAATGATGAATAAAGAAGGTGGTAAAACAACTACTGGTCATGAAGGACATCTTGGAATGAAAGAGACTGCTTCATTAAATAATGAGAAGCAGTCTAATAAAAATGAAAGGATTAAAGTTTCAGTAGACTTTCAAAATCAATTAAAAGTTGTTTTTAATGACTATATTTTTCTAAAAGATGCTTTGGTAAAAGATGATTCAAAAAACGTAATAAAAGAAGCAAAAAAACTATTGGAGAATCTTGTAAAAGTTGATATTAAACTATTAACAGATAATAAGGCTCATACGCATTGGATGACCTTAGAAAAAGAAATAAAAAGTGCAACAAATTCAATTTCAAAAACATCAAATATAAAAGAGCAAAGAAATCATTTTAAACATGTATCATCCTATATAACAAATGCAATTGAAGTATTTGGAATAAATGAAAAGGTGTATCATCAATTTTGTCCTATGGCAGATAATAATAAAGGTGCCTATTGGTTAAGCAAGGAAGAAAAAGTAGTGAACCCCTATTTTGGCAATGCAATGCTTACCTGTGGAGAAGTAAAACAAATAATAGAATAATAACAATTAAATTTTAAACAATGAAGAAAGTAATTTTAAGTGTCGCTTTAATAACTGCAATGTGTTTTAGTAGTTGTAAAAATGAAGCCAAAAAAGAAACAAAAACGGTAACTACTGAAGTCTCAAAAGAGGTTGCAATGACCGCTATTAGTTTTGGTGTAAGAGGAAACTGCGGAATGTGTAAAAGCACTATTGAAAAAGCAGCGAATGGTGTTGAAGGTGTAGGAACTGCAACTTGGGATGTAGATAAAAAGAAAATTGATGTATCTTTTGATGCTACAAAAACAGATGCAATGTCAGTTCATAAAGCAATTGCTGCCTCTGGTTATGATACAGAAAAAGTTGCAGGAAGTGAAGAAGCTTATAAAGATTTACCTGGTTGTTGTAAATACGACCACGAAATGATGATGAATCTAGCTGGTGAAATGAAAGAGAAAGATCATTCAACTCACAATCATTAAAAGTAAAATAATAAAACCTATTAAAATGTGTTCATTTTAATAGGTTTTATTTTAAAATTCGAGTAAACAAATTCCATTTAAAAAGAGTAAACTCCCCTCCTATATTAAGATTCATAAAAAATAGGTATTCACAAGACTGCTATTATTTTTTTTGAAGAATTTTATACATCTCACAAAAAAGTTAGATTTCCTTACAGGGTAGAAGAAACTTCATAAATAAAACGACTCAACGTATTAAATCCCTAAATTTGCAAACATATGTAAAACAGATAAACCTTAAAATGAATACTATAATACAAGCGATACCTGTTTTAGATTTAGATGGCTTTGCTATAGATTTAATGAAAGTATATGCTAATAAAGTGTTGCTACTAATTATTTATAACAATGATTGTTTGGGGTGTACAGGACGCGCAATTCCTTTGGCTTATGAATTTCAGCAACAATATCCATCCATTCAAGTTTTAGGTATTCATGCTAATTTTGTAAATAGAGAAGCAACAAAAGCGACTATTAAAAGTGTTTTTACTAGTGGCGAGAATCCGTTTCCTATTTATATAGATGAACATCACAAGGTTTTTGACCAATTTAATGCAGAAGGGACACCACATTGGGTACTAATTTCAGAAAAAGGAGAACTGTTTCGTTCATTTTTTGGATCGCAAGATAATGCACAAAATCGTTTATTTTATGCGCTAGAAAGTCTTGTTAAAAATAATAACGAATAAGCACAATAATAGAAACAAAAACATGGTTATATCTAAATTACATTATATATCTCAAGGAAACACAGCAGAAGAGCAAATAGAGAACATACAAAAAGCGTGTTCAGCTGGTGCAGAATTAGTGCAATTAAATTTTAAAAGTGTTTCCGACGAAATATTTTTAAAATTAGCAAAAGAAGCGAGAGAAATCACAGCTCATTTTCAAACAAGATTAATTATTAATTCGCATTATAAAATAGCAAAAGAAGTAAAAGCAGATGGTGTACATTTAGAAAAAACAGACACCTGCCCTACGATTGCTAGAATACATGTATTCACTTGGCAAATTATTGGCGGTACAGCAAATACGGTACAAGATTGTGAAACATTGCTTGAAAAACAAGTAGATTATATTAGTTTAAGTCCTTTTAGAGCTATAGATAAAAATAATACTTCTCCTGTTTTAGGTTTAAATGGTTATAAAGAAATTACTGAAGCCTTAAAAAGCGAAACACCTATTATTGGTTTTGGAGGCATTACCACAGAAGATGTTAAAGGTATTTTAGAAACAGGTGTTTCTGGAGTTGCAGTATCTGAAGAAATTACCAAAAACTTTGATATCATAAAAACATTTAATCAATTGTTAAATGCATCTTCTACCGAAGAGAAGCGTCATACGTTTTAATGAATCAATCGTTAGTATAAAGATTATTTTTAGTTCTAATTATTGAGGTTGTTTTAAATCTTTTTTAAATGATTAAATACACTTATCGTTAAAGGAATAAACATAAATCCACCAATTATAAATACGATAAACGCTTTTTGCAACCCAAAAGACGCTGCTAAATACCCAATTAAAGGAGGGCCTAAAAACATACCAATTGTAGAATAAGTTCCTACGATTGAAATAACGATTCCTATAGAATATTTTTTTGCTTTACCTGCCAATATAAATGTCATAGGAAAAAGACCTGAAACACCTATACCTACCAAACAAAAACCAATTAGTGCAGGCCAAAATGCAGGAACAATTACGGCAATTGAAACTCCACTCATTATTAAAACGGAACTTAAAAAATATAATTTTTTCATTCCAAAATAATCGATAAGCTTATCTATACTTAATCTATAAATAGACATACAAATCATAAAAAGTAAATATCCGTAGGTAAAAACTTCTTCTTTTATTACATCTTTAAAGTAAACACCATTCCAATCGTACATTCCACCTTCACAAACAGCAGCAAAAAACACCATTAACCCTAAAAGCATAATGTACTTGTTGGGCTTTCCTAACTTAAATTTATTTCCATCTTTAGCCTTATCATTTTTTATTAAATAAGGATATGCAATAAAAATAGTAATCAATGTAAAAATAGCAACCATTAAGAAATGTGCTTGAATAGAAATGTTTAGTTTAAGCATTAAGGTTGTAAATAAAACGCCTATTATTCCACCAATGCTCCATAAACCATGGAAAGAACCAATAATCCGTTTTTCAAATTTTTCTTGTAAAGAAATAGATTGTGTATTGATCGCTATATTTATAATTCTTATACTTATTGCAAACAGAAATAAAGCGAAAATAAGTAAGGGTAAACTGGTAGCAATACCAATTAAAAAAAGTGATATAGAAAAGAATATATAGGAAAATTGTTGTGGTATTCTACTATCATATTTTGACACCAACCAACCAGAAAGTGGAATACCAATAACAGCACTCGCAGGCATTATCATTAACATATTACCTAATTGTTCTTCACTAAAATTAAAATTGTCTTTTATTGTTGGAATACGTGATGCCCAAGAAGAAAAACAAATACCTGATAATAAAAAATAGGTTGAAAGTGAAATGCGCTGTAAACTTCTTTCTTGCATTTATAAAAAACATTTAAATGCAAAAATAATTCTTTCCAAGAATTGAAAGGTATTTTAAATTTAATTTTTTAAGTTATTTTATCTAAGCAACACCAACTATTTCTTTTTCACCTAATTGTTTAAGCATTTTTGTGTGATCTATAATGGCTTGTAACATTGATTTTTTAACATGGTAAGGCATCCCAAACTCTTCTGCAGTATCTGCTACAATTTTTGTTAGTTTTTTATAATGTACATGACACACATCTGGTAAAACATGATGTTCTACCTGGTAATTTAAGCCCCCAATTAACCAAAATAGGATGTTGCTTTTTGGAGAAAAATTTGTTGTTGTTGCAAACTGATGGCCATACCAATTGTTATTCATCATTCCTTGTTCATCTGGTAATGGAAAAGTAGTATCTGGCATTATATGTGCTATTTGAAAAACAATACTTACTAAAAGTCCGGTTACAAAATGCATACATAAAAAAGCCAATAAAATAAGATACCATGAAAATGGAAGCATAATCATTGGTAGAATTAATGCATAAGAGTAATAAAATATTTTCCATGCCGTCATGGCTATTAATGTTTTTTTATACTCGTTTTTCTTGTTTAAAAACCCCATATCTCTAAAGCGCTTTAAGCGCACAAAATCTTTTGTAGTAATCCAAGAAATAGTAGATAAGCTATAAAAAAACCAAATATAAATATGTTGGTATTGGTGCATCCAATAGTGTTTTGCATTTGGTGAAAAACGCAAAAAATAAGGTGCATTTAAATCGTCATCTGCATGATCTATATTGGTATACGTATGATGTAAAACATTGTGCTGTATTCTCCAAACGCTTGCATTTCCACCAATAAGATTAAACGAATAGCTTAAAAGAGTATTGATTGTTATATTTTTAGCATAGGATCCATGTATTGCATCATGCATTACGCCCATTCCTATTCCAGACATTCCAAAACCACTAATAATATAAAGTAAAAAAAGTAACCTTATATCTGTTATAGAACCAGTACCTAGTAATATTAAGGGCCCAAAAAACAAAGAAAGCATGATAACCGTTTTTGTTACCATAGTTGCATTGGCATTTCTGCTTTTTTTATTGGTTTTAAAATAAGTATTTACCCTTTTTCTTAATGTTTTAGAAAAGTCGGGGTTTATGTCTCTTGAAAATTGTGGAGTTTCGATACTATTAATTTTTTAATTAGAATTTTGCAACGCATCAGAATTTTAAACTGAATTACGAATTTTAAAAATTGAAAAAAACAAAGAATTAATCAAAGGGGAAAAATAAAAAAGCTCTTTAACAACTAATATTGTAAATATAGGTTAAATAACACTCCTACTTTTAGATAATGCTTTAATTAGTGATTATTAAATTTATAGTGATAAAAAAATAACAATGAATTTCACTTAAAAATTATTTCCCAATCAAGAATCACATACATAATACCTAGTAAAATGAAGCTATAAAATAAGCATGCCTTAATTGAAATACTTCAAAATAGGAAAACAGCGTTACAATAGAACTTACTTGAAATAGTATTGAAACTCTTTTAAAACCTCTAGGTTCTTTATTATTGATCTAATCGTTTTTATATTAAAAAGAAGCTACTCCTTAAAAAATGACAAAAAAAAATCCCATCAATTTTATTGATGGGCTTTTATAAAACTTTAAGTATCGATTTAGACAACTTTTACGTTAAATATGTTTAATCCTTTGTTTCCTTATTGACTATCAAATTCAAATGAAGCCGCTTACAGCCCATAAATTTCTTTGTCTAACCAACTTAGTCTATTATTAATCCAATTTACAAGATATTCCTTTTCTTCTGAATAGGTATTCCCTACAAAGTTATTGGGCCAAACATATTCTCCTAAAACGGGCCATTTTTCATAGTTTTCTTCTATTGCACCAGAGGAAGTTAGCGTTTCTATATAACTATTAATTTTTTGAGAAATAGCAAGATTAGAAAACTCATTACTACGCAATGCTAACCAACGCTCTTTTAATTGCAATACAAATGCTGGATCTTCCAATAAACGACTCCACCAAAAAGGAACTTGCCAAAAATCTCTTGAACAACGTTCATTAAATTTATATGCCCATACATTAGTTTCACCACCACCACAATAATCTGCATTTCCAAAAGCTAAATTAAAGTCCCAAATAGGTCCCATTTTAAGCTTCTCATTTTTATCTTTTGTAAGCCATGTACTTAATCGATACCCATCTACATTGTTTGATAATTCATTTAATAAAAAGAATTCAATAAAACTCTGGCTATCAATATAAGCATTATAGCCTTTATCTGGGTCAGCAAAATCGGTACTAGCTAATGCATTTTCAAAAGAAGCAATATAATCACTTATGTAGGTTTTTTGCGCTGTTGTAATATCATCTTCATCTGGAGTATCATAAACTAAGTGAATTTTTTGTCCATCAGTTGCATTTTTAGGAGGATATAAAGATGTTATAGCATTGTAATCTGTATATAACATTTCATTTGAACCA is part of the Polaribacter sp. SA4-10 genome and harbors:
- a CDS encoding MauE/DoxX family redox-associated membrane protein translates to MKHTYTIEGMTCGGCKASVEKYLNEIEHVTNVSIHLEKGEAEVTMDKNITTEVLQKALPEKYTLLEKLEKNVFAPSSASSATIEAEKSKLQQLKPLLLIIFYIGIASILLHYKDWSWSEFMLDFMGLFYIVFSFFKMLDLKGFPESFKMYDPLAKRIPIYGWIYPFIETALGILFLMRFEIEIALIVTLIILGITTVGVTKTLLDKKSIKCACLGTALKLPMTEATFIENAIMIIMAVLMLLNIF
- a CDS encoding heavy-metal-associated domain-containing protein gives rise to the protein MKKVILSVALITAMCFSSCKNEAKKETKTVTTEVSKEVAMTAISFGVRGNCGMCKSTIEKAANGVEGVGTATWDVDKKKIDVSFDATKTDAMSVHKAIAASGYDTEKVAGSEEAYKDLPGCCKYDHEMMMNLAGEMKEKDHSTHNH
- a CDS encoding MFS transporter gives rise to the protein MQERSLQRISLSTYFLLSGICFSSWASRIPTIKDNFNFSEEQLGNMLMIMPASAVIGIPLSGWLVSKYDSRIPQQFSYIFFSISLFLIGIATSLPLLIFALFLFAISIRIINIAINTQSISLQEKFEKRIIGSFHGLWSIGGIIGVLFTTLMLKLNISIQAHFLMVAIFTLITIFIAYPYLIKNDKAKDGNKFKLGKPNKYIMLLGLMVFFAAVCEGGMYDWNGVYFKDVIKEEVFTYGYLLFMICMSIYRLSIDKLIDYFGMKKLYFLSSVLIMSGVSIAVIVPAFWPALIGFCLVGIGVSGLFPMTFILAGKAKKYSIGIVISIVGTYSTIGMFLGPPLIGYLAASFGLQKAFIVFIIGGFMFIPLTISVFNHLKKI
- a CDS encoding redoxin domain-containing protein, yielding MNTIIQAIPVLDLDGFAIDLMKVYANKVLLLIIYNNDCLGCTGRAIPLAYEFQQQYPSIQVLGIHANFVNREATKATIKSVFTSGENPFPIYIDEHHKVFDQFNAEGTPHWVLISEKGELFRSFFGSQDNAQNRLFYALESLVKNNNE
- a CDS encoding thiamine phosphate synthase, producing the protein MVISKLHYISQGNTAEEQIENIQKACSAGAELVQLNFKSVSDEIFLKLAKEAREITAHFQTRLIINSHYKIAKEVKADGVHLEKTDTCPTIARIHVFTWQIIGGTANTVQDCETLLEKQVDYISLSPFRAIDKNNTSPVLGLNGYKEITEALKSETPIIGFGGITTEDVKGILETGVSGVAVSEEITKNFDIIKTFNQLLNASSTEEKRHTF
- a CDS encoding acyl-CoA desaturase; amino-acid sequence: MVTKTVIMLSLFFGPLILLGTGSITDIRLLFLLYIISGFGMSGIGMGVMHDAIHGSYAKNITINTLLSYSFNLIGGNASVWRIQHNVLHHTYTNIDHADDDLNAPYFLRFSPNAKHYWMHQYQHIYIWFFYSLSTISWITTKDFVRLKRFRDMGFLNKKNEYKKTLIAMTAWKIFYYSYALILPMIMLPFSWYLILLAFLCMHFVTGLLVSIVFQIAHIMPDTTFPLPDEQGMMNNNWYGHQFATTTNFSPKSNILFWLIGGLNYQVEHHVLPDVCHVHYKKLTKIVADTAEEFGMPYHVKKSMLQAIIDHTKMLKQLGEKEIVGVA
- a CDS encoding TolC family protein, whose protein sequence is MEYRLIISTMENYKTENILKTVFAFCSLFFVLSAESQELDTYIQEAFINNPEIQKFELQYTIASEKVKEVNTLPNTEIGVGYFVSAPETRTGAQRFKVSAKQMLPWFGNITARENYVSSLADAKYEDITIAKRKLMASISQSYYNLYANKAKQKVFVENIELLKTYETLALTSVEVGKASLVDVLRLQMRQNEMQQLSAILRQQYFAEQTNFNKLLNRDKEIKVDVITALLIPSEYFEVNSGNLALHPELLKFDKLYYSVEQSELLNQKESSPMIGFGLDYINVEKRPNLDFSDNGKDIIMPMVSISIPIFNNKYKSKTKQNELQQQEILSQKQERLNKLTTRLDEAVNNRISARISHKTQSKNLKKAKNAQDILIKSYETETIDFKDVLDIQELQLKFQMKQVESVKTYYVQSTIINYLTQ
- a CDS encoding CotH kinase family protein; this translates as MKTITNSILYSFIILIFFSCNKESDTLNGLVIEEPPVEIKLPHVFINTNGAKIVDEPKVNAEMTIIVADQIDYTGAIGIEIRGSSSQGFPKKQFGFETRDAANEDINVSLLGFPEEEDWILYAPYSDKSLMRNMLMYDLSREIGRYASRSKFVYVTINDAYNGVYILLEKLKRDKNRIDINKLKEDENSGEYLTGGYILKVDKAGGSNEMLYTDYNAITSLYPPKNATDGQKIHLVYDTPDEDDITTAQKTYISDYIASFENALASTDFADPDKGYNAYIDSQSFIEFFLLNELSNNVDGYRLSTWLTKDKNEKLKMGPIWDFNLAFGNADYCGGGETNVWAYKFNERCSRDFWQVPFWWSRLLEDPAFVLQLKERWLALRSNEFSNLAISQKINSYIETLTSSGAIEENYEKWPVLGEYVWPNNFVGNTYSEEKEYLVNWINNRLSWLDKEIYGL
- a CDS encoding efflux RND transporter periplasmic adaptor subunit codes for the protein MKKYIVYIGILTAGLLLGWVLFGNSSSKETEHNHDKVSEKNQKWTCSMHPQIMQPEAGDCPICGMDLIPAETSADGLAADQFKLTENALSLANIQTSVVGNSNQKDNFVKLSGKIVKNEESNAVQVSYFSGRIEKLNISFTGEKISKGQLLATIYSPELYAGQQELITASSLKESQPALYKAVRNKLKLWKLSEKQINQIETSRKVIENFPVYATVSGTVTEKLVAQGDYVKQGQSLLKITNLNTVWGNFDVYENQINKFKKGQEILVTTNAYANEEFKGNVDFIDPVLNTKTRTVTVRVVLNNKHNKFKPGMFVEGKIKGISSNKEKVVTIPSSAILWTGKRSVVYLKSNPNEPIFEMQEITLGNKVVDNYEVLEGLNNGDEIVTNGTFTVDAAAQLQGKKSMMNKEGGKTTTGHEGHLGMKETASLNNEKQSNKNERIKVSVDFQNQLKVVFNDYIFLKDALVKDDSKNVIKEAKKLLENLVKVDIKLLTDNKAHTHWMTLEKEIKSATNSISKTSNIKEQRNHFKHVSSYITNAIEVFGINEKVYHQFCPMADNNKGAYWLSKEEKVVNPYFGNAMLTCGEVKQIIE